One Rhizoctonia solani chromosome 3, complete sequence genomic region harbors:
- a CDS encoding carbohydrate esterase family 10 protein has protein sequence MDKCAFDTEIAYGNLMQLEPPIFYSIPSLIMDLRGITFVVAAAILDCIGHEGGLDTIHAIHNCEMELIQETWSYVLGLNTSAPDDLNATNIGRANNMINPPSWPAPLDMPSLTKLLPSCLTALLLSGNALSTKVTLPYGTFVGLDNYTSDLGSPLPNPLVAYLHIPYAAPPTGARRFARPQPPLQMNGTVSSTEYGPICPQSGTSKMDEDCLSLAVFAPKGTTTSDKLPVVIWIHGGAFNSGSKQAFSLASMISHSPVKYIGVSINYRLGALGFLPSNLTHRANSLNLGLYDQQYAIQWVQKYISLFGGDPHQVTLFGESAGATSVGYHLLHVDGPPPFKRVIMDSGGPTARAFPDWTYPLYQTQTDEFLNLTGCYRGANETATFSCLRGISMETIRNASVSVFNKYDPAITWPFQPVVDYQFIARPAHESWESGQVNNVSVFTGFNSNEGSGFVPKNLNTTEQFKDFFRNLAPKISDSQLDTVANLYPGPDVPGSPYANSSFSPQFSRIAAAYGDFAYIAQVQANAVYASKLNIPVWKYHFGYLTPDADPALGVVHASELSYVNVLVASKFSGETAEQSKIMNAYWSSFIATGNPNKASSLAPVWPRYTLQNEIQIRFSNGTAYTEPDNIRRNATDFWRSIPDVLMH, from the exons ATGGATAAATGTGCCTTTGATACAGAAATAGCATACGGGAATCTAATGCAGTTGGAACCGCCCATCTTCTATTCAATTCCCTCCCTGATTATGGACCTTAGAGGAATCACATTCGTCGTTGCTGCGGCTATTTTAGATTGCATAGGTCACGAGGGGGGGCTGGACACTATCCATGCGATACACAACTGTGAAATGGAACTGATCCAAGAAACTTGGTCATATGTGCTGGGGCTAAACACTAGTGCCCCGGATGATTTAAATGCCACAAACATTGGGCGGGCTAATAACATGATCAACCCCCCTTCCTGGCCAGCGCCATTAGACATGCCTTCCCTCACAAAACTCCTCCCTTCTTGCCTTACCGCACTCCTCTTATCCGGAAACGCATTGTCTACCAAAGTCACCCTTCCCTATGGAACATTCGTTGGCCTCGACAACTACACCAGTGATCTGGGCAGTCCGCTGCCCAATCCCCTTGTTGCCTACTTGCATATACCTTATGCTGCCCCTCCTACTGGCGCCCGTCGCTTTGCTCGTCCTCAGCCGCCTCTCCAGATGAACGGCACAGTCTCATCAACAGAGTATGGTCCTATCTGCCCGCAGAGTGGAACGTCGAAGATGGACGAGGACTGCCTGTCGTTAGCGGTGTTTGCACCTAAGGGTACTACAACATCAGATAAGCTACCGGTAGTGATATGGA TCCATGGTGGCGCGTTCAACAGCGGCTCCAAGCAAGCATTTAGCCTCGCTTCGATGATCTCACACTCACCGGTCAAGTATATCGGAGTTTCAATTAATTATCGG CTGGGGGCCCTTGGATTTTTGCCATCTAACCTTACACATCGAGCAAATAGCCTCAACCTCGGACTTTACGACCAGCAATATGCAATCCAATGGGTCCAGAAGTACATATCCTTATTCGGAGGAGATCCCCACCAG GTCACTTTGTTCGGCGAATCTGCTGGAGCAACCTCTGTTGGCTATCACTTGCTACACGTAGACGGACCTCCGCCTTTCAAGAGGGTCATCATGGACTCTGGAGGACCAACCGCAAGAGCGTTTCCTGACTG GACATACCCTCTGTACCAGACTCAGACAGACGAGTTCCTCAACCTGACTGGATGCTATCGAGGTGCAAACGAGACGGCTACGTTCTCGTGTCTGCGAGGAATCTCTATGGAGACTATCAGAAATGCTAGCGTATCCGTGTTTAACAAATACGA CCCCGCAATTACTTGGCCATTCCAGCCGGTGGTAGATTATCAATTTA TTGCTCGACCGGCTCACGAGTCTTGGGAATCCGGCCAAGTCAATAATGTTTCAGTTTTCACTGGATTCAACAG CAACGAAGGGTCCGGATTTGTTCCCAAAAACCTCAACACTACTGAACAGTTCAAAGATTTTTTCAGAAATCTTGCTCCCAAAATCTCAGACTCGCAGCTCGATACTGTCGCAAATCTTTACCCTGGACCTGACGTACCTGGTTCACCCTATGCAAACTCCTCGTTCAGCCCCCAGTTCTCGCGTATCGCAGCAGCTTATGGTGACTTTGCATA TATTGCCCAAGTTCAAGCCAACGCGGTGTACGCATCCAAATTGAATATCCCAGTTTGGAAGTACCACTTTGGCTACTTGACGCCCGACGCCGACCCTGCTCTTGGAGTTGTACACGCTTCCGAGCTGTCATACGTGAACGTGCTTGTAGCTTCCAAGTTCTCTGGAGAGACCGCCGAGCAGTCGAAGATCATGAACGCTTATTGGAGCTCGT TCATTGCTACTGGAAATCCGAATAAGGCCAGCTCTTTGGCTCCTGTCTGGCCAAGGTATACGCTCCAGAACGAGATTCAGATCAGATTCTCGAACGGGACCGCATACACTGAGCCTGACAATATCCGTCGGAATGCTACCGACTTTTGGCGCAGCATCCCGGATGTTCTGATGCATTAA